The window AACGTGTTCAAGGTGAAGGAGGTGCTGCAGTGTCCGAGACTCACCGTCATGCCGAAATCCAACCCGGTGGTGCGCGGCGTGGCGAATATCCGTGGCGGCACCATTCCGATTCTCGATCTGGCGCTGGCCACCGGCCGGACCGGGCTGGATGACCTGGCCAACAGCTTCGTCATCATCACCGAATACAACACCAAGGTGCAGGGCTTCCTGGTGCGCTCGGTAGAGCGCATCGTCAACATGAACTGGGAAGAGATCCTGCCGCCGCCCAAGGGCACCGGCCGCGAGCATTACCTGACCGCGGTCACTCGCCTGGATCAGCAGTTGGTGGAGATCATCGACGTGGAGAAGGTCCTCGCCGAAGTGGCACCGACTTCCGAGGTGATCTCCGCTGGCGTCATCGATCAGGAAACCCAGAGCAAGGCCACCAGCAAGCGTGTGTTGATCGTCGACGACTCCTCCGTGGCGCGTAAGCAGGTGATGCGCTGCCTGCAGACGGTCGGGGTCGAGGTGGTGGCGCTGAACGACGGCCGCGAAGCCCTCGACTACCTGCGCCAACTGGTCGACGCAGGCAAGCGGCCGGAGGAGGAGCTGCTGATGCTGATTTCCGACATCGAGATGCCGGAGATGGATGGCTATACCCTGACCGCGGAAATTCGTCACGATCCGCGCATGCAGAAGTTGCATATCCTCCTGCATACTTCGCTTTCCGGTGTGTTCAACCAGGCGATGGTGAAGAAGGTGGGGGCGGATGACTTCCTCGCCAAGTTCCGTCCGGATGACCTGGCTTCGCGAGTGGTCGAACGCATCAAGACAGTGGATGCAGGCTGATCGCCTGGCTCTTGGCAATCTAAATGTTGGGTGAGGCGGCCTTAGTGTCTTCAGGTGATGTGGATTTCGAGCAGTTCCGGATTTTCCTGGAAAAAGCCTGCGGCATCCTGCTGGGCAGCAATAAGCAGTATCTGGTTTCCAGTCGGCTGAACAAGTTGATGGAGCAAAACGGCATCAAGACCCTTGGCGAGCTGGTGCAGCGCATGCAGGGGCTGCCACGCAGTGGCTTGCGCGAGCAGGTGGTGGATGCCATGACCACCAACGAAACCCTGTGGTTTCGCGACACCTATCCGTTCGAGGTGTTGAAGGGCCGGGTGCTGCCGGAGCTGGTCAAGGCCAACCCCAGCCAGCGCCTGCGCATCTGGTCGGCGGCCGCCTCGTCGGGGCAGGAGCCCTATTCGCTGTCGATGGCGATCGACGAATTCGAGCGCAGCAACCTCGGGCAGTTGCGCGGTGGCGCGCAGATTCTCGGCACCGATCTGTCCAGCTCCATGCTGCAGGCCTGCAAGGCCGGCGAATACGACAGCCTGGCGATCGGTCGGGGGCTGTCGCAGGAGCGCTTGCAGCGCTATTTCGACAGCACTGCGCCGGGGCGCTGGGCGGTCAAACCGGCCATCCGCAGCCGCGTGGAATTCCGCGCGCTCAACCTGCTGGACAGCTACGCGGCGCTGGGCAAGTTCGACATCGTGTTCTGCCGCAACGTGCTGATCTACTTCTCCGCGGAAATGAAGAAGGACATCCTGCAGCGCATTCACGCCACCCTGAAACC is drawn from Pseudomonas cavernae and contains these coding sequences:
- the cheR gene encoding protein-glutamate O-methyltransferase CheR, yielding MLGEAALVSSGDVDFEQFRIFLEKACGILLGSNKQYLVSSRLNKLMEQNGIKTLGELVQRMQGLPRSGLREQVVDAMTTNETLWFRDTYPFEVLKGRVLPELVKANPSQRLRIWSAAASSGQEPYSLSMAIDEFERSNLGQLRGGAQILGTDLSSSMLQACKAGEYDSLAIGRGLSQERLQRYFDSTAPGRWAVKPAIRSRVEFRALNLLDSYAALGKFDIVFCRNVLIYFSAEMKKDILQRIHATLKPGGYLFLGASEALNGLPDHYQMVQCSPGIIYKVK
- a CDS encoding chemotaxis protein CheV; translation: MAGVMDSVNQRTQLVGQNRLELLLFRLDGRQLYGINVFKVKEVLQCPRLTVMPKSNPVVRGVANIRGGTIPILDLALATGRTGLDDLANSFVIITEYNTKVQGFLVRSVERIVNMNWEEILPPPKGTGREHYLTAVTRLDQQLVEIIDVEKVLAEVAPTSEVISAGVIDQETQSKATSKRVLIVDDSSVARKQVMRCLQTVGVEVVALNDGREALDYLRQLVDAGKRPEEELLMLISDIEMPEMDGYTLTAEIRHDPRMQKLHILLHTSLSGVFNQAMVKKVGADDFLAKFRPDDLASRVVERIKTVDAG